In Ureibacillus thermophilus, the genomic stretch TACCAATATTTTTCCATTATGAAAGACAATGAACTGTATCACTTTGTACCGATTGAAGGGAAAGAAATTATGGTCAACTTGAAAACAATGAAAATTGAAAATTTATCGGAAATTTTTGTCTTCCAACGGGGAAACCGTTTCCTTCGACTGCCGCTGTATCAGCTTCTCTTGATTTCGAATATTCATGAGCATTTAGCGCCGATTTTAGAGGAAGCATCCAACCGTTCGGAAATCATTAATCTCATTCCGCAAGAAGAAAATTCTGAAATTTCAGACCTTATCCGTTCATTGGAAGCGCAAAACTTAGACCGCCTCATCGATGAAGCCCTTTCCAGCCGTGATGAAGAACTGTTTTACAAATTGGCAGAAAAGAAGAAAAAAATGGAATAGAGTGCCGGTACTTTTGGTGCCAGGCACTTTTTAGGAAGTTAAAAAATAAATAATTCCCAAGGCAATCCCCGAACCAATCATCCCAAATACGACATCGCCAAAAGTCAACTCCTTTACAGCTTTCATGGCAATTCCTCCTTTTTAGAACCATCATTTCCTAAACTCTTGCTAAATAAACCATTCTATTCAATGTTGTTATTATATATTCAGATTTTTTCGGAAACATTCGCAGATATATAAATGTAAGAATAATAGATTTAGATTTTTCGAAAACTTCCGATATGAATTTTAAGGAATGAAATTT encodes the following:
- a CDS encoding IDEAL domain-containing protein, with the protein product MIQVQYMKPFYSKVAGDTLRLVFAYQYFSIMKDNELYHFVPIEGKEIMVNLKTMKIENLSEIFVFQRGNRFLRLPLYQLLLISNIHEHLAPILEEASNRSEIINLIPQEENSEISDLIRSLEAQNLDRLIDEALSSRDEELFYKLAEKKKKME